The Nocardioides salarius genome includes a region encoding these proteins:
- a CDS encoding MBL fold metallo-hydrolase, with protein sequence MVFSEVADRVWVARHEWYDVNVSVVAGDRGLVVVDTHGSAAAGRRVLDDVRRLGAGEVVAVVNTHAHFDHAFGNVAFREADPEVPIHAHEGAVAGLEATSVADTAAAHAGGADDPRREEVLATEVVLPDRTFSSATVLDLGDRVLELVHPGPAHTAGDLVVLVPDAQVLLAGDLVEESGPPSLGADSFPMQWPLSLDIVLGLTTGASTVVPGHGAVVDRDFVEVQRNELGIVAETIRDLAGRGVPVDEALAAGEWPWEPRHLEAAVRRGYEQLPRSQKRLPLI encoded by the coding sequence ATGGTCTTCTCCGAGGTCGCCGACCGGGTCTGGGTGGCCCGGCACGAGTGGTACGACGTCAACGTCAGCGTCGTCGCCGGCGACCGGGGGCTGGTCGTGGTCGACACCCACGGCTCGGCCGCCGCCGGGCGGCGCGTCCTCGACGACGTACGCCGGCTCGGCGCCGGCGAGGTGGTGGCCGTGGTCAACACCCACGCCCACTTCGACCACGCCTTCGGCAACGTCGCCTTCCGCGAGGCCGACCCCGAGGTGCCGATCCACGCCCACGAGGGCGCGGTGGCCGGCCTCGAGGCCACGAGCGTCGCCGACACGGCGGCGGCCCACGCGGGCGGGGCCGACGACCCGCGCCGCGAGGAGGTGCTGGCCACCGAGGTGGTGCTGCCCGACCGCACCTTCTCCTCGGCCACCGTGCTCGACCTCGGCGACCGGGTCCTCGAGCTGGTCCACCCCGGCCCGGCGCACACCGCCGGCGACCTGGTGGTGCTGGTGCCCGACGCGCAGGTGCTGCTGGCCGGCGACCTGGTCGAGGAGTCGGGGCCGCCGTCGCTCGGCGCCGACAGCTTCCCCATGCAGTGGCCGCTCTCGCTCGACATCGTGCTGGGCCTGACCACGGGCGCCAGCACCGTGGTGCCCGGCCACGGCGCCGTGGTGGACCGCGACTTCGTCGAGGTGCAGCGCAACGAGCTCGGCATCGTCGCCGAGACCATCCGCGACCTGGCCGGGCGCGGGGTCCCCGTCGACGAGGCGCTCGCCGCCGGCGAGTGGCCCTGGGAGCCCCGCCACCTCGAGGCGGCCGTGCGGCGCGGCTACGAGCAGCTCCCCCGCAGCCAGAAGCGCCTCCCCCTGATCTGA
- a CDS encoding sugar transferase, with protein MQQSIHARSGLSGIGPLLVLTDLAAVLATGLVVDRGLWPVALGTAALGLALVARSLGLYQSRLVLSVLEDLPALLVTTLTAGLLVLGLGLEPAAPRGDAIARAAVFTAALAGILVAGRVVAYAVVRTGRRRGYLMHRVVIVGADGIGDRLARALLADPATGLHPVGFVDDDVDPRRLPAPLLGGLRALPRVMRDLNVNDVVFAWGARTDDQTIALVRHCQERQYQVFVVPRFFEVMGLDRARRVEVVRDVSLVRLRRWAVRPGSMLVKRTLDVAVSALALVLLAPVLLGTAVAVRRELGSPIIFRQTRVGRGGRTFELLKFRSMAASPQQGDTTWNIDTSDRLGPVGRFIRRTGVDELPQLWNILRGDMSLVGPRPERPHFVAQFSENTPGYRHRHRMRTGLTGWAQVNDLRGDTPIDDRARADNYYITNWSLWGDVKIVMRTVRTVARREPRRDDELMDLVVEAGTPPDSARAG; from the coding sequence GTGCAGCAGTCCATCCACGCCCGCAGCGGCCTGTCCGGCATCGGCCCGCTGCTCGTCCTCACCGACCTCGCAGCCGTGCTGGCCACCGGGCTCGTCGTCGACCGGGGCCTGTGGCCGGTGGCCCTGGGCACCGCGGCCCTGGGCCTCGCGCTGGTGGCCAGGAGCCTGGGCCTCTACCAGTCGCGCCTGGTGCTCTCGGTCCTCGAGGACCTGCCGGCGCTCCTGGTGACCACGCTGACCGCGGGGCTGCTGGTCCTGGGGCTCGGGCTGGAGCCCGCCGCGCCGCGCGGCGACGCGATCGCCCGTGCCGCGGTCTTCACCGCCGCCCTGGCCGGGATCCTCGTGGCGGGCCGGGTCGTGGCCTACGCCGTGGTGCGCACCGGTCGCCGGCGCGGCTACCTGATGCACCGGGTCGTGATCGTCGGCGCCGACGGGATCGGCGACCGGCTCGCCCGGGCCCTGCTCGCCGACCCGGCGACCGGCCTGCACCCGGTCGGCTTCGTCGACGACGACGTCGACCCGCGCCGGCTGCCGGCGCCGCTGCTCGGTGGGCTGCGGGCCCTGCCGCGGGTGATGCGCGACCTGAACGTGAACGACGTCGTCTTCGCCTGGGGGGCGCGCACCGACGACCAGACGATCGCCCTGGTGCGCCACTGCCAGGAGAGGCAGTACCAGGTCTTCGTCGTGCCGCGCTTCTTCGAGGTGATGGGTCTCGACCGGGCGCGTCGCGTCGAGGTGGTGCGCGACGTCAGCCTGGTGCGGCTGCGCCGCTGGGCGGTGCGGCCGGGGTCGATGCTCGTCAAGCGCACCCTCGACGTCGCGGTCTCGGCGCTGGCCCTGGTGCTGCTCGCGCCGGTGCTCCTCGGCACCGCCGTCGCCGTGCGCCGTGAGCTCGGCTCCCCGATCATCTTCCGCCAGACACGGGTGGGCCGGGGCGGGCGCACCTTCGAGCTGCTGAAGTTCCGCTCCATGGCCGCCTCGCCCCAGCAGGGCGACACGACCTGGAACATCGACACCAGCGACCGGCTGGGCCCGGTGGGGCGCTTCATCCGCCGCACCGGCGTCGACGAGCTGCCCCAGCTGTGGAACATCCTGCGCGGCGACATGAGCCTGGTCGGGCCGCGTCCCGAGCGCCCGCACTTCGTGGCCCAGTTCTCCGAGAACACCCCCGGCTACCGGCACCGCCACCGGATGCGCACCGGCCTGACCGGGTGGGCCCAGGTCAACGACCTGCGCGGCGACACCCCGATCGACGACCGGGCGCGCGCCGACAACTACTACATCACCAACTGGTCGCTGTGGGGCGACGTCAAGATCGTGATGCGCACCGTGCGCACGGTCGCGCGCCGCGAGCCGCGACGAGACGACGAGCTCATGGACCTCGTCGTCGAGGCCGGGACTCCACCAGACTCAGCGAGAGCTGGCTGA
- a CDS encoding DUF3097 domain-containing protein yields MSDRYGHDVLSGDWRAPKRGRATEAPATLGEVVEEVTTDFCGEVVQVDRDLDTVTLEDRRQRRRTFPLGPGFLLEGRPVILTAPVVRAAPARPTRTASGSIAVHDARARVARASRIFVEGRHDAELVEKVWGDDLRIEGVAVEYLGGVDDLADHLRDFRPGPGRRVGVLVDHLVRGSKESRIADAIVRSPVGKHVLIVGHPFVDIWQAVKPDRLGLQEWPTIPRSIEWKKGVCQHLGWPHRDQADIARAWKQILGRVQSFGDCEPALLGRVEELIDFVTEESP; encoded by the coding sequence GTGAGCGACCGATACGGCCACGACGTCCTGTCCGGTGACTGGCGCGCGCCCAAGCGCGGCCGCGCCACCGAGGCGCCCGCGACCCTGGGCGAGGTGGTCGAGGAGGTGACGACCGACTTCTGCGGCGAGGTGGTGCAGGTCGACCGCGACCTCGACACCGTGACCCTGGAGGACCGGCGCCAGCGCCGGCGCACCTTCCCGCTGGGTCCCGGCTTCCTGCTCGAGGGGCGCCCGGTGATCCTCACCGCGCCGGTGGTCCGTGCGGCCCCCGCGCGCCCGACCCGCACCGCGTCGGGCTCCATCGCGGTGCACGACGCCAGGGCGCGGGTGGCGCGGGCCAGCCGGATCTTCGTCGAGGGCCGTCACGACGCCGAGCTGGTGGAGAAGGTGTGGGGCGACGACCTGCGCATCGAGGGCGTCGCGGTCGAGTACCTCGGCGGCGTCGACGACCTCGCCGACCACCTGCGCGACTTCCGGCCCGGGCCGGGACGCCGCGTCGGGGTGCTGGTCGACCACCTGGTGCGCGGCTCCAAGGAGAGCCGCATCGCCGACGCCATCGTGCGCTCCCCCGTGGGCAAGCACGTGCTGATCGTCGGCCACCCCTTCGTCGACATCTGGCAGGCCGTCAAGCCCGACCGGCTCGGCCTGCAGGAGTGGCCCACCATCCCGCGCAGCATCGAGTGGAAGAAGGGCGTGTGCCAGCACCTGGGCTGGCCACACCGCGACCAGGCCGACATCGCCCGGGCCTGGAAGCAGATCCTGGGCCGGGTCCAGTCCTTCGGCGACTGCGAGCCCGCGCTGCTGGGTAGGGTCGAGGAGCTGATCGACTTCGTCACCGAGGAGAGCCCGTGA
- the hemW gene encoding radical SAM family heme chaperone HemW: MPSTPLDGEPVPSDGSLPEAALAELGERAFGLYVHVPFCTVRCGYCDFNTYTAEELGPAGGAPGASRATYAQAAVAEVRRARRVLGERDLPVSTIFFGGGTPTLLSPEDLGSVVAAAAQEFGLAPDVEVTTESNPDSVDAASLERLREVGINRVSFGMQSQVPHVLEVLDRTHDPRRVPAVVEWARAAGIEQVSLDLIYGTPGESQADWATSVEAAVACEPDHVSAYSLIVEDGTALARRVRRGELPMPDEDDLADKYALADERLVAAGLGWYEVSNWSTSAATRCRHNLLYWTGGDWWGVGPGAHSHVGGVRWWNVKHPAAYADRIGADRSPAQAREVLGAEDRRVERVLLELRLREGIDVGVLDPAGRAAVPGLAARGLLVERAGRVALTERARLLADGVVRELLS; the protein is encoded by the coding sequence ATGCCCTCCACCCCGCTCGACGGCGAGCCCGTCCCCTCCGACGGGTCGCTGCCCGAGGCCGCCCTCGCCGAGCTCGGCGAGCGGGCCTTCGGCCTCTACGTGCACGTGCCGTTCTGCACCGTGCGCTGCGGCTACTGCGACTTCAACACCTACACGGCCGAGGAGCTCGGGCCGGCCGGCGGCGCGCCCGGCGCCTCACGGGCGACCTACGCCCAGGCGGCGGTGGCGGAGGTGCGCCGCGCCCGGCGGGTCCTCGGTGAGCGCGACCTGCCGGTCTCGACCATCTTCTTCGGCGGCGGCACCCCCACGCTGCTCAGCCCCGAGGACCTCGGCTCGGTGGTCGCGGCCGCCGCCCAGGAGTTCGGGCTGGCCCCCGACGTCGAGGTCACCACCGAGTCGAACCCCGACTCTGTGGACGCCGCCTCGCTCGAGCGGCTGCGCGAGGTCGGCATCAACCGGGTCTCCTTCGGCATGCAGTCACAGGTGCCGCACGTGCTCGAGGTCCTCGACCGCACCCACGACCCGCGTCGGGTGCCGGCGGTGGTCGAGTGGGCCCGAGCCGCCGGCATCGAGCAGGTCAGCCTCGACCTCATCTACGGCACGCCGGGGGAGTCCCAGGCAGACTGGGCCACCTCGGTCGAGGCCGCGGTGGCCTGCGAGCCCGACCACGTCTCGGCCTACTCCCTGATCGTCGAGGACGGCACCGCGCTCGCGCGGCGGGTGCGCCGCGGCGAGCTGCCGATGCCCGACGAGGACGACCTGGCCGACAAGTACGCCCTGGCCGACGAGCGCCTCGTGGCCGCCGGGCTGGGCTGGTACGAGGTGTCCAACTGGTCCACCAGCGCCGCGACCCGCTGCCGGCACAACCTGCTCTACTGGACCGGCGGCGACTGGTGGGGCGTGGGCCCGGGAGCGCACTCCCACGTGGGCGGCGTGCGGTGGTGGAACGTCAAGCACCCCGCGGCGTACGCCGACCGGATCGGTGCCGACCGCAGCCCTGCCCAGGCCCGCGAGGTGCTCGGGGCCGAGGACCGGCGCGTGGAGCGGGTGCTGCTCGAGCTGCGGCTGCGCGAGGGGATCGACGTCGGCGTCCTCGACCCGGCGGGCCGCGCGGCGGTGCCGGGCCTGGCCGCCCGGGGGCTGCTGGTGGAGCGGGCGGGCCGGGTCGCGCTGACCGAGCGGGCCCGGCTGCTCGCCGACGGCGTGGTGCGCGAGCTGCTCAGCTGA
- a CDS encoding glycosyltransferase, which produces MRLLMSIAEMGSGGAETLVADLAASLVADGHRVCVASDVGWRARRLEEAGIDHLRVPMRVPGTRRLATASAKVARWSVRARPDLVHAHNVRATLTGRLGTLATGRPPVLSTVHGLAPGDYAPAVRVLQRWSDLVVAVSGSVAADLVLHGLPEERVRVVPNAVPVPVLPSRAAARLSLGLARDEQVALCVARLVPPKRQDLLVGAWARRRSGTLLVVGDGPERERLDRLVGRLGLRDRVRLLGTRSDVPALLAASDVAVVASDREGLSMAALESLAAGVPLVASNVGGLGELAGAAELVDPGEVEALHDGLVAVLDDPARARRLVERGRELVAQRYSVAAMRADYLRLYADLGVGPGVGPGVGPGAGS; this is translated from the coding sequence GCCAGCCTGGTCGCCGACGGCCACCGGGTGTGCGTGGCCAGCGACGTGGGCTGGCGGGCGCGCCGGCTGGAGGAGGCCGGCATCGACCACCTGCGGGTGCCCATGCGGGTGCCCGGCACACGCCGCCTGGCCACGGCCAGCGCGAAGGTGGCGCGCTGGAGCGTGCGCGCACGCCCCGACCTGGTGCACGCGCACAACGTGCGAGCCACCCTGACCGGGCGCCTCGGGACCCTGGCCACCGGCCGCCCGCCGGTGCTGAGCACCGTGCACGGCCTGGCCCCCGGCGACTACGCCCCGGCGGTGCGGGTGCTGCAGCGCTGGTCCGACCTGGTGGTGGCGGTCTCCGGCTCGGTGGCCGCCGACCTGGTGCTGCACGGCCTGCCCGAGGAGCGGGTCCGGGTGGTGCCCAACGCGGTGCCCGTGCCGGTGCTGCCCTCACGTGCCGCGGCACGGCTGTCGCTGGGCCTGGCCCGCGACGAGCAGGTGGCGCTGTGCGTGGCCCGGCTGGTGCCGCCCAAGCGGCAGGACCTCCTGGTCGGGGCCTGGGCCCGGCGGCGGAGCGGCACGCTGCTGGTCGTCGGCGACGGCCCCGAGCGCGAGCGCCTCGACCGCCTGGTCGGGCGTCTCGGTCTGCGCGACCGCGTACGCCTGCTGGGCACCCGCAGCGACGTGCCCGCCCTGCTGGCCGCCAGCGACGTGGCCGTGGTGGCCAGCGACCGCGAGGGCCTGTCGATGGCCGCCCTCGAGAGCCTGGCCGCCGGGGTGCCGCTGGTGGCCAGCAACGTCGGTGGCCTCGGCGAGCTCGCCGGCGCGGCCGAGCTCGTCGACCCCGGTGAGGTCGAGGCCCTGCACGACGGCCTGGTCGCCGTCCTCGACGACCCGGCCCGTGCGCGACGGTTGGTCGAGCGGGGTCGTGAGCTGGTCGCGCAGCGCTACTCGGTGGCCGCCATGCGTGCCGACTACCTGCGGCTCTACGCGGACCTGGGTGTGGGACCAGGTGTCGGGCCAGGTGTCGGGCCAGGTGCCGGGTCCTGA
- a CDS encoding glycosyltransferase family 4 protein: MGGLSRRQRARHPGRPRVLHTSVPTSEGTAGVLLTYVRDQVERGWSVTVACPSEGWLGYSAREIGAEVRWFDAAREPGPSVAEEVGRYARLLADLEPDLVHLHSSKAGLVGRLAVRSQVPTIFQPHGWSFLAGGGPKAVLAARWERFAARWTDHLLCVSDGEAEVGRERGVLAPISVVPNGVDLERFTLTDDDERREARRALDLVVDAPTVVCIGRLSAQKGQHVLLDAWPEVLRACPAARLVLVGSGPDEQVLRERAAGLEGVQMVGPRTDVPAWLSAADVVVFPSQYEGAALAPMEAMAAGRSVIASWIEGIEESLPYECGAMVRPDRPEDFAEAIVRRLTEPGLADAEGMRGWRHVLATRDAAEAARRVSQLSLSLVESRPRRRGP; encoded by the coding sequence GTGGGCGGCCTGAGCCGCCGCCAGCGGGCTCGGCACCCGGGCCGGCCCCGTGTCCTGCACACCTCGGTGCCCACCAGCGAGGGCACCGCGGGGGTGCTGCTGACCTACGTCCGCGACCAGGTCGAGCGCGGCTGGAGCGTCACGGTCGCCTGCCCCTCCGAGGGGTGGCTGGGCTACTCCGCCCGCGAGATCGGCGCCGAGGTGCGCTGGTTCGACGCGGCGCGCGAGCCCGGGCCGTCGGTCGCCGAGGAGGTCGGGCGCTACGCCCGGCTGCTCGCCGACCTCGAGCCCGACCTGGTGCACCTGCACAGCTCGAAGGCGGGGCTGGTCGGCCGGCTGGCGGTGCGCAGCCAGGTGCCGACGATCTTCCAGCCGCACGGCTGGTCCTTCCTGGCCGGCGGGGGCCCGAAGGCCGTGCTGGCCGCTCGCTGGGAGCGCTTCGCCGCCCGCTGGACCGACCACCTGCTGTGCGTGAGCGACGGGGAGGCCGAGGTCGGCCGCGAGCGCGGTGTCCTGGCACCGATCTCGGTGGTGCCCAACGGGGTCGACCTGGAGCGCTTCACCCTCACCGACGACGACGAGCGCCGTGAGGCGCGCCGTGCGCTCGACCTGGTCGTGGACGCCCCGACGGTGGTGTGCATCGGCCGGCTCAGCGCCCAGAAGGGCCAGCATGTGCTGCTGGACGCCTGGCCGGAGGTGCTGCGTGCCTGCCCCGCAGCCCGGCTGGTCCTGGTCGGCAGCGGTCCCGACGAGCAGGTGCTGCGCGAGCGGGCGGCGGGGCTCGAGGGCGTGCAGATGGTCGGGCCGCGCACCGACGTCCCGGCCTGGCTCAGCGCCGCCGACGTCGTGGTCTTCCCCTCGCAGTACGAAGGGGCCGCGCTGGCGCCGATGGAGGCGATGGCGGCCGGGCGCAGCGTGATCGCCTCGTGGATCGAGGGGATCGAGGAGAGCCTGCCCTACGAGTGCGGGGCGATGGTGCGGCCCGACCGGCCCGAGGACTTCGCCGAGGCGATCGTGCGCCGGCTCACCGAGCCCGGCCTGGCGGACGCCGAGGGGATGCGCGGCTGGCGGCACGTGCTGGCCACCCGCGACGCCGCGGAGGCGGCGCGCCGGGTCAGCCAGCTCTCGCTGAGTCTGGTGGAGTCCCGGCCTCGACGACGAGGTCCATGA
- a CDS encoding DUF4870 domain-containing protein, translating into MSQPQPPYAAHPGQFGGLTPEEKTWGGAAHWSALVGAFVAMAFLGPLLVLLLKGSTSPYVRRQAVESLNFQLSILIYATVSAVLVLVLVGILLLAVVGVLWLVFTILGSVRTADGGEYRYPLTIRMVS; encoded by the coding sequence GTGAGCCAGCCGCAGCCGCCGTACGCCGCGCACCCCGGCCAGTTCGGGGGCCTGACCCCGGAGGAGAAGACCTGGGGCGGCGCCGCGCACTGGTCGGCGCTGGTCGGCGCGTTCGTGGCGATGGCCTTCCTGGGCCCGCTGCTGGTGCTGCTGCTCAAGGGCTCGACCTCGCCCTACGTGCGCCGCCAGGCGGTCGAGTCGCTGAACTTCCAGCTCTCCATCCTCATCTACGCCACGGTCTCGGCCGTCCTCGTCCTGGTGCTCGTCGGCATCCTGCTGCTCGCCGTCGTGGGCGTGCTGTGGCTGGTCTTCACGATCCTCGGCTCGGTGCGCACGGCCGACGGCGGGGAGTACCGCTACCCGCTGACGATCCGGATGGTCAGCTGA
- a CDS encoding AMP-dependent synthetase/ligase codes for MPANHDASFVDTMPANVAVQFFDRVAKSSTAEAYRFPVGEAWESVTWAEAGDRVTALAAGLVSLGIETEQRVGIVSGTRYEWILADLAVMCAGAATTTVYPSTNGEDTSYILSDSGSRVVFAEDDEQLEKLRAHRDELPEVVKVVTFEGTTDGDWVIDMDALAELGRAYLAEHPGIVEETAQKIQPDQLATLIYTSGTTGRPKGVRLVHRSWVFEGEAIRVQDLLHEDDLQFLWLPMAHSFGKVLLSSQLACGFATAIDGRVDKIIENLAVVKPTFMGAAPRIFEKAYSRIHMMQAAEGGAKEKIFTKAFEVGAKVDELKRQGKSVPLPLKLQHGLFDKLVFSKVRDRFGGRVRFFISGSAALNSEIAQWFHSAGILILEGYGMTENAAGATVGHPDEYRMGTVGKALPGAEVRIGENDEVQLRGPHVMQGYHNLPEESEKTFTEDGWLRTGDKGSLDAEGFLTITGRIKDLFKTSGGKYIAPSAIEAKFKALCPYVSQFMVFGNERNYVVALVTLDPDAMAGWAEENGMAGKDYTEVVRSEQVQQMIGGYVEQLNAKLNRWETIKKWDVLDHDLTIESGELTPSMKVKRNVVESNNKEKIASFYS; via the coding sequence ATGCCTGCCAACCACGACGCCAGCTTCGTCGACACGATGCCTGCGAACGTCGCCGTCCAGTTCTTCGACCGTGTCGCCAAGTCCTCGACCGCCGAGGCCTACCGCTTCCCGGTCGGCGAGGCCTGGGAGTCCGTCACCTGGGCCGAGGCCGGCGACCGCGTCACCGCGCTCGCGGCCGGCCTGGTCTCGCTGGGCATCGAGACCGAGCAGCGTGTCGGGATCGTCTCGGGCACCCGCTACGAGTGGATCCTCGCCGACCTGGCCGTCATGTGCGCCGGAGCGGCGACCACCACCGTCTACCCGAGCACCAACGGCGAGGACACCTCCTACATCCTCAGCGACTCGGGCTCACGGGTGGTCTTCGCCGAGGACGACGAGCAGCTGGAGAAGCTGCGTGCGCACCGCGACGAGCTGCCCGAGGTGGTCAAGGTCGTCACCTTCGAGGGCACCACCGACGGTGACTGGGTCATCGACATGGACGCCCTGGCCGAGCTGGGCCGCGCCTACCTGGCCGAGCACCCGGGGATCGTCGAGGAGACCGCCCAGAAGATCCAGCCCGACCAGCTCGCCACGCTCATCTACACCTCCGGCACCACCGGCCGGCCCAAGGGCGTGCGCCTGGTGCACCGCTCGTGGGTCTTCGAGGGCGAGGCCATCCGGGTCCAGGACCTCCTGCACGAGGACGACCTGCAGTTCCTGTGGCTGCCGATGGCGCACTCCTTCGGCAAGGTGCTGCTCTCCTCCCAGCTGGCCTGCGGTTTCGCCACGGCCATCGACGGGCGGGTCGACAAGATCATCGAGAACCTCGCGGTCGTGAAGCCGACCTTCATGGGCGCGGCCCCCCGCATCTTCGAGAAGGCCTACTCGCGCATCCACATGATGCAGGCGGCCGAGGGCGGGGCGAAGGAGAAGATCTTCACCAAGGCCTTCGAGGTCGGCGCCAAGGTCGACGAGCTCAAGCGCCAGGGCAAGTCGGTCCCGCTGCCGCTGAAGCTGCAGCACGGGCTGTTCGACAAGCTGGTCTTCAGCAAGGTCCGCGACCGCTTCGGCGGCCGGGTCCGCTTCTTCATCTCCGGCTCGGCGGCGCTGAACTCCGAGATCGCGCAGTGGTTCCACAGCGCCGGCATCCTCATCCTCGAGGGCTACGGCATGACCGAGAACGCCGCCGGCGCCACGGTGGGCCACCCCGACGAGTACCGGATGGGCACCGTCGGCAAGGCGCTGCCCGGCGCCGAGGTCCGCATCGGCGAGAACGACGAGGTGCAGCTGCGCGGCCCGCACGTCATGCAGGGCTACCACAACCTGCCCGAGGAGTCCGAGAAGACCTTCACCGAGGACGGCTGGCTGCGCACCGGCGACAAGGGCAGCCTCGACGCCGAGGGCTTCCTGACCATCACCGGTCGCATCAAGGACCTCTTCAAGACCTCCGGCGGCAAGTACATCGCCCCGTCGGCGATCGAGGCCAAGTTCAAGGCCCTGTGCCCCTACGTCAGCCAGTTCATGGTCTTCGGCAACGAGCGCAACTACGTCGTCGCGCTGGTCACCCTCGACCCCGACGCGATGGCCGGCTGGGCCGAGGAGAACGGCATGGCCGGCAAGGACTACACCGAGGTGGTGCGCTCCGAGCAGGTCCAGCAGATGATCGGCGGCTACGTCGAGCAGCTCAACGCGAAGCTCAACCGCTGGGAGACCATCAAGAAGTGGGACGTCCTCGACCACGACCTGACCATCGAGTCGGGTGAGCTGACCCCCTCGATGAAGGTCAAGCGCAACGTCGTGGAGTCGAACAACAAGGAGAAGATCGCCAGCTTCTACAGCTGA
- a CDS encoding Wzz/FepE/Etk N-terminal domain-containing protein, with product MEMRELGGALWRQRLLVLLVTALVGAAVAAGVVLAPKTYTARAEVAAAAAGGSTVEDLDALRGTLAENANSTDIVEEVRSQLDVQRSADELRRAIDARWVEGTVLIEVEVDDRDPQVAADIANLVSAALPLNDPSEGAFRFSPSDPARAPVTFSSPNLLLAIGVGALLALVLAASAALVRDRRTYTVSSAATVEEVIDLPVLAHIQPPREPGLLAMYAGTPDADVFRRLRVSMEVEASGDPAGMVVVTGVTDGDLNAWLAANLAISLAGVGRRTLLVDARMGAGAKRPTQLEPSTAGLYEVLRGAPLSSALNQGPVDGLEVLSSGRWGAESHGRLLETSFAGAAQEMRELFDVVVVIANSITKNDDAAIMGSQGAVLLAVTEGELRPPELTKVHYRLVASGSRLLGAVLVGRSKDKWAA from the coding sequence ATGGAGATGCGTGAGCTCGGCGGTGCCTTGTGGAGGCAACGTCTGCTGGTCCTGCTGGTGACGGCCCTCGTCGGAGCGGCCGTGGCCGCCGGCGTGGTCCTGGCGCCCAAGACCTACACCGCTCGCGCCGAGGTGGCCGCGGCAGCCGCCGGCGGCAGCACCGTGGAGGACCTCGACGCGCTGCGCGGCACCCTGGCCGAGAACGCGAACTCCACCGACATCGTCGAGGAGGTCCGCTCGCAGCTCGACGTGCAGCGCAGCGCCGACGAGCTGCGCCGCGCCATCGACGCCCGGTGGGTCGAGGGCACCGTGCTGATCGAGGTCGAGGTCGACGACCGCGACCCCCAGGTCGCCGCCGACATCGCCAACCTGGTCTCGGCCGCACTGCCTCTCAACGACCCCAGCGAGGGCGCCTTCCGCTTCTCACCCAGCGACCCGGCCCGCGCGCCGGTGACCTTCTCGAGCCCCAACCTGCTGCTCGCGATCGGGGTGGGCGCGCTGCTGGCCCTGGTGCTGGCCGCGTCCGCGGCCCTGGTGCGCGACCGGCGCACCTACACCGTCTCCAGTGCCGCCACCGTCGAGGAGGTCATCGACCTGCCGGTGCTGGCCCACATCCAGCCCCCGCGCGAGCCGGGGCTGCTGGCGATGTACGCCGGCACCCCCGACGCCGACGTCTTCCGCCGGCTGCGGGTCTCGATGGAGGTCGAGGCCAGCGGCGACCCGGCCGGCATGGTGGTCGTCACCGGCGTCACCGACGGCGACCTGAACGCGTGGCTCGCCGCCAACCTGGCGATCTCGCTGGCCGGTGTCGGGCGCCGGACGCTGCTGGTCGACGCCCGGATGGGTGCGGGCGCCAAGCGGCCGACCCAGCTGGAGCCCTCCACCGCCGGCCTCTACGAGGTGCTGCGTGGCGCCCCGCTGTCCTCGGCGCTCAACCAGGGCCCGGTCGACGGCCTCGAGGTGCTCTCGTCGGGTCGCTGGGGCGCGGAGTCCCACGGCCGGCTGCTGGAGACCAGCTTCGCCGGAGCGGCCCAGGAGATGCGCGAGCTGTTCGACGTCGTCGTGGTGATCGCCAACTCGATCACCAAGAACGACGACGCCGCCATCATGGGCAGCCAGGGCGCGGTCCTGCTCGCCGTGACCGAGGGCGAGCTGCGCCCGCCCGAGCTGACCAAGGTGCACTACCGGCTGGTGGCCTCGGGGTCCCGTCTCCTGGGAGCCGTCCTGGTCGGGCGGAGCAAGGACAAGTGGGCGGCCTGA